Proteins found in one Streptomyces sp. CB09001 genomic segment:
- the pyrF gene encoding orotidine-5'-phosphate decarboxylase, translating to MTVMEPFGARLRRAMDERGPLCVGIDPHASLLAEWGLNDDVAGLERFSRTVVEATADRVAVLKPQSAFFERFGSRGVAVLEKSVEEARAAGALVVMDAKRGDIGSTMTAYAESFLHKDAPLFSDALTVSPYLGYGSLRPAVDLARESGAGLFVLALTSNPEGGEVQHAVRGDGRSVGATMLAHLAAENAGEEPLGSFGAVVGATLGDLSSYDLGINGPLLAPGIGAQGATPADLPRVFGAAVRNVVPNVSRGVLRHGPDVAALRTAADRFAAEIRTAVTAS from the coding sequence ATGACGGTGATGGAACCCTTCGGTGCCCGGCTGCGCCGCGCGATGGACGAGCGCGGTCCCCTGTGCGTCGGCATCGACCCGCACGCCTCCCTGCTCGCCGAGTGGGGCCTGAACGACGACGTGGCCGGGCTTGAGCGCTTCAGCCGCACCGTCGTGGAGGCGACGGCCGACCGGGTCGCCGTCCTCAAGCCGCAGAGCGCCTTCTTCGAGCGCTTCGGCTCGCGCGGCGTCGCGGTCCTGGAGAAGTCGGTCGAGGAGGCGCGGGCGGCCGGTGCGCTGGTCGTCATGGACGCCAAGCGCGGCGACATCGGCTCGACCATGACCGCGTACGCCGAGTCGTTCCTGCACAAGGACGCGCCGCTGTTCTCGGACGCGCTGACCGTCTCCCCGTACCTCGGCTACGGCTCCCTGAGGCCGGCCGTCGACCTGGCGCGCGAGAGCGGCGCGGGCCTGTTCGTGCTGGCGCTGACCTCCAACCCGGAGGGGGGCGAGGTCCAGCACGCCGTCCGGGGGGACGGGCGCAGCGTAGGGGCGACGATGCTGGCGCACCTGGCCGCCGAGAACGCGGGGGAGGAACCGCTGGGCTCCTTCGGCGCGGTGGTCGGTGCCACGCTCGGTGACCTGTCCTCGTACGACCTGGGCATCAACGGTCCGCTGCTCGCGCCGGGCATCGGAGCCCAGGGGGCCACGCCCGCGGATCTGCCGCGCGTGTTCGGTGCGGCGGTGCGCAACGTGGTGCCCAACGTCAGCCGGGGTGTCCTTCGTCACGGCCCCGACGTGGCCGCTTTGCGGACGGCCGCCGACCGCTTCGCGGCGGAGATCCGGACCGCGGTCACGGCGTCCTGA
- a CDS encoding quinone-dependent dihydroorotate dehydrogenase has product MYKIFFKLVFSRMDPERAHHLAFRWIRLAVRVPVLRTFAAAALAPRYKELRTEALGLRMHGPFGLAAGFDKNAVAIDGMAMLGFDHVEIGTVTGEPQPGNPKKRLFRLVGDRALINRMGFNNDGSLTVAARLASRTPVFRTVVGVNIGKTKAVPEEEAVGDYVKSAERLAPHADYLVVNVSSPNTPGLRNLQATEALRPLLSAVREAADRAVTARRVPLLVKIAPDLADEDVDAVADLAVELGLDGVIATNTTIARADLGLTSSPALVGETGGLSGAPLKARSLEVLRRLYARVGDRITLVGVGGVETAEDAWERILAGATLVQGYSAFIYEGPFWGRAIHKGLAARLRQSPYATLADAVGADVRKHA; this is encoded by the coding sequence ATGTACAAGATCTTCTTCAAGCTCGTCTTCTCCCGCATGGACCCGGAGCGCGCCCACCACCTCGCCTTCCGGTGGATCCGTCTCGCCGTCCGCGTCCCCGTCCTGCGCACCTTCGCCGCCGCCGCGCTCGCACCCCGGTACAAGGAGCTGCGCACCGAGGCCCTGGGCCTGCGCATGCACGGCCCGTTCGGGCTCGCCGCCGGCTTCGACAAGAACGCGGTCGCGATCGACGGCATGGCGATGCTCGGCTTCGACCACGTCGAGATCGGCACCGTCACCGGCGAGCCCCAGCCCGGCAACCCCAAGAAGCGGCTGTTCCGCCTGGTGGGCGACCGGGCACTGATCAACCGCATGGGCTTCAACAACGACGGCTCGCTGACCGTCGCGGCCCGCCTGGCCTCCCGCACGCCCGTCTTCCGGACCGTCGTCGGCGTCAACATCGGCAAGACGAAGGCCGTCCCGGAGGAGGAAGCCGTCGGCGACTACGTGAAGTCCGCCGAGCGGCTGGCCCCGCACGCCGACTACCTCGTCGTCAACGTCTCCTCGCCCAACACGCCCGGCCTGCGCAACCTCCAGGCCACCGAGGCGCTGCGCCCGCTGCTGAGCGCGGTCCGCGAGGCCGCCGACCGCGCGGTGACCGCCCGGCGTGTCCCGCTGCTGGTCAAGATCGCGCCCGACCTCGCCGACGAGGACGTGGACGCGGTCGCCGACCTGGCCGTGGAGCTGGGCCTGGACGGCGTCATCGCCACCAACACCACCATCGCCCGCGCGGACCTCGGCCTGACCTCCTCGCCCGCGCTGGTCGGGGAGACCGGCGGTCTGTCCGGCGCCCCCCTCAAGGCGCGCTCCCTGGAGGTGCTGCGCCGTCTGTACGCGCGCGTGGGCGACCGGATCACCCTGGTCGGCGTCGGCGGCGTCGAGACGGCCGAGGACGCCTGGGAGCGCATCCTGGCCGGCGCCACGCTGGTCCAGGGCTACAGCGCGTTCATCTACGAGGGTCCCTTCTGGGGCCGTGCGATCCACAAGGGGCTCGCCGCGCGCCTGCGGCAGAGCCCGTACGCCACCCTCGCCGACGCGGTCGGCGCCGACGTAAGGAAGCACGCATGA
- the carB gene encoding carbamoyl-phosphate synthase large subunit, whose amino-acid sequence MPKRTDIQSVLVIGSGPIVIGQAAEFDYSGTQACRVLKAEGLRVVLVNSNPATIMTDPEIADATYVEPITPEFVEKIIAKERPDALLPTLGGQTALNTAISLHGNGVLEEYGVELIGANVEAINKGEDRDLFKEVVEEVRKKIGHGESARSYICHSMDDVLKGVDALGGYPVVVRPSFTMGGAGSGFAHDEDELRRIAGQGLTLSPTTEVLLEESILGWKEYELELMRDKNDNVVVVCSIENFDPMGVHTGDSITVAPAMTLTDREYQTLRDVGIAIIREVGVDTGGCNIQFAVNPEDGRVIVIEMNPRVSRSSALASKATGFPIAKIAAKLAVGYTLDEIPNDITQETPASFEPTLDYVVVKAPRFAFEKFPSADSTLTTTMKSVGEAMAIGRNFTEAFQKALRSLEKKGSQFTFVGEPGDKLELLREAVRPTDGRINAVMQAIRAGATPEEVFEHTKIDPWFVDQLFLIKEIADELAAAPELTADLLAEAKRHGFSDQQVGEIRGLREDVVREVRHALGIRPVYKTVDTCAAEFAARTPYFYSAYDEESEVAPREKPAVIILGSGPNRIGQGIEFDYSCVHASFALSDAGYETVMVNCNPETVSTDYDTSDRLYFEPLTLEDVLEIVHAEQQAGPVAGVIVQLGGQTPLGLAQALKDNGVPVVGTSPEAIHAAEDRGAFGQVLAQAGLPAPKHGTATTFAGAKAIADEIGYPVLVRPSYVLGGRGMEIVYDETRLEAYIAESTEISPSRPVLVDRFLDDAIEIDVDALYDGEELYLGGVMEHIEEAGIHSGDSACALPPITLGGFDIKRLRASTEGIAKGVGVRGLINIQFALAGDILYVLEANPRASRTVPFTSKATAVPLAKAAARISLGATIAELRAEGLLPANGDGGTLPLDAPISVKEAVMPWSRFRDIHGRGVDTVLGPEMRSTGEVMGIDSVFGTAYAKSQAGAYGPLPTKGRAFISVANRDKRSMIFPARELVAHGFELMATSGTAEVLKRNGINATVVRKQSEGTGPNGEKTIVQLIHDGEVDLIVNTPYGTGGRLDGYDIRTAAVARSVPCLTTVQALAAAVQGIDALNHGDVGVRSLQEHAEFLIAARD is encoded by the coding sequence GTGCCTAAGCGCACCGATATCCAGTCCGTCCTGGTCATCGGCTCCGGCCCGATCGTCATCGGCCAGGCCGCCGAGTTCGACTACTCCGGCACCCAGGCGTGCCGCGTGCTCAAGGCCGAGGGCCTGCGCGTCGTCCTGGTGAACTCCAACCCGGCGACGATCATGACCGACCCGGAGATCGCCGACGCCACCTACGTCGAGCCGATCACCCCCGAGTTCGTCGAGAAGATCATCGCCAAGGAGCGGCCCGACGCACTCCTGCCCACCCTCGGCGGCCAGACGGCCCTCAACACCGCCATCTCCCTGCACGGCAACGGCGTCCTGGAGGAGTACGGCGTCGAACTGATCGGCGCCAACGTCGAGGCCATCAACAAGGGCGAGGACCGCGACCTGTTCAAGGAGGTCGTCGAGGAGGTCCGCAAGAAGATCGGCCACGGCGAGTCCGCCCGGTCCTACATCTGCCACTCCATGGACGACGTCCTCAAGGGCGTCGACGCGCTCGGCGGCTACCCCGTCGTCGTCCGCCCCTCCTTCACCATGGGCGGCGCCGGCTCCGGCTTCGCCCACGACGAGGACGAGCTGCGCCGCATCGCCGGGCAGGGCCTCACCCTCTCGCCGACCACCGAGGTGCTCCTGGAGGAGTCCATCCTCGGCTGGAAGGAGTACGAGCTGGAGCTGATGCGCGACAAGAACGACAACGTCGTGGTCGTCTGCTCCATCGAGAACTTCGACCCGATGGGCGTGCACACCGGCGACTCGATCACCGTGGCACCCGCCATGACGCTGACCGACCGCGAGTACCAGACCCTGCGCGACGTCGGCATCGCGATCATCCGCGAGGTCGGCGTCGACACCGGCGGCTGCAACATCCAGTTCGCGGTGAACCCCGAGGACGGTCGCGTGATCGTCATCGAGATGAACCCGCGCGTGTCCCGCTCCTCGGCCCTCGCCTCCAAGGCCACCGGCTTCCCCATCGCCAAGATCGCCGCGAAGCTCGCCGTCGGCTACACGCTGGACGAGATCCCGAACGACATCACGCAGGAGACCCCGGCCTCCTTCGAGCCGACCCTCGACTACGTGGTCGTCAAGGCCCCGCGGTTCGCCTTCGAGAAGTTCCCGAGCGCCGACTCCACGCTGACCACCACCATGAAGTCGGTCGGCGAGGCCATGGCCATCGGCCGGAACTTCACCGAGGCCTTCCAGAAGGCGCTGCGCTCGCTGGAGAAGAAGGGCAGCCAGTTCACCTTCGTGGGCGAGCCCGGGGACAAGCTGGAGCTGCTGCGGGAGGCCGTGCGGCCCACCGACGGCCGCATCAACGCCGTCATGCAGGCCATCCGCGCGGGCGCCACACCCGAGGAGGTCTTCGAGCACACGAAGATCGACCCCTGGTTCGTCGACCAGCTCTTCCTGATCAAGGAGATCGCCGACGAGCTGGCCGCCGCGCCCGAGCTGACCGCCGACCTGCTCGCCGAGGCCAAGCGGCACGGCTTCTCCGACCAGCAGGTCGGCGAGATCCGCGGGCTGCGCGAGGACGTCGTCCGTGAGGTCCGGCACGCGCTCGGCATCCGCCCGGTCTACAAGACGGTCGACACCTGCGCCGCCGAGTTCGCCGCCAGGACGCCGTACTTCTACTCCGCCTACGACGAGGAGAGCGAGGTCGCGCCGCGCGAGAAGCCGGCCGTCATCATCCTCGGCTCCGGCCCGAACCGCATCGGCCAGGGCATCGAGTTCGACTACTCCTGCGTCCACGCCTCCTTCGCGCTGTCGGACGCCGGGTACGAGACCGTGATGGTCAACTGCAACCCGGAGACCGTCTCCACCGACTACGACACCTCCGACCGGCTGTACTTCGAGCCGCTCACCCTGGAGGACGTCCTGGAGATCGTCCACGCGGAGCAGCAGGCGGGTCCCGTCGCGGGCGTGATCGTCCAGCTCGGCGGCCAGACCCCGCTGGGCCTGGCGCAGGCGCTCAAGGACAACGGCGTGCCGGTCGTCGGCACCTCGCCCGAGGCCATCCACGCCGCCGAGGACCGCGGCGCCTTCGGGCAGGTCCTCGCGCAGGCCGGGCTGCCTGCCCCCAAGCACGGCACCGCCACCACCTTCGCCGGGGCCAAGGCCATCGCCGACGAGATCGGCTACCCGGTCCTGGTGCGGCCCTCCTACGTCCTCGGCGGACGCGGCATGGAGATCGTCTACGACGAGACCCGGCTGGAGGCGTACATCGCCGAGTCCACCGAGATCAGCCCGTCCCGGCCGGTGCTGGTCGACCGCTTCCTGGACGACGCGATCGAGATCGACGTCGACGCCCTGTACGACGGCGAGGAGCTGTACCTCGGCGGCGTCATGGAGCACATCGAGGAGGCCGGCATCCACTCCGGCGACTCGGCGTGCGCCCTGCCCCCGATCACGCTGGGCGGCTTCGACATCAAGCGGCTGCGCGCCTCCACCGAGGGCATCGCCAAGGGCGTCGGCGTGCGCGGCCTGATCAACATCCAGTTCGCGCTGGCCGGGGACATCCTCTACGTCCTGGAGGCCAACCCGCGCGCCTCGCGCACCGTCCCCTTCACCTCGAAGGCGACGGCGGTGCCGCTGGCCAAGGCCGCCGCCCGGATCTCGCTGGGCGCCACCATCGCGGAGCTGCGCGCCGAGGGCCTGCTCCCGGCGAACGGTGACGGCGGCACCCTGCCGCTGGACGCGCCGATCTCCGTCAAGGAGGCCGTGATGCCGTGGTCCCGCTTCCGGGACATCCACGGCCGCGGCGTCGACACGGTGCTGGGCCCGGAGATGCGTTCCACCGGCGAGGTCATGGGCATCGACTCCGTCTTCGGCACGGCCTACGCCAAGTCGCAGGCGGGCGCGTACGGGCCGCTGCCGACCAAGGGCCGCGCCTTCATCTCGGTCGCCAACCGCGACAAGCGCTCGATGATCTTCCCGGCCCGCGAGCTGGTCGCCCACGGCTTCGAGCTGATGGCCACCTCCGGCACCGCCGAGGTCCTCAAGCGCAACGGCATCAACGCCACCGTCGTGCGCAAGCAGTCCGAGGGCACCGGCCCGAACGGCGAGAAGACCATCGTCCAGCTCATCCACGACGGCGAGGTCGACCTCATCGTCAACACCCCGTACGGCACCGGCGGCCGCCTCGACGGCTACGACATCCGGACGGCGGCCGTGGCCCGCTCCGTGCCCTGCCTGACCACGGTCCAGGCGCTGGCGGCGGCGGTGCAGGGCATCGACGCCCTCAACCACGGCGACGTGGGAGTGCGCTCACTCCAGGAACACGCCGAATTCCTGATCGCGGCCCGCGACTAG
- the carA gene encoding glutamine-hydrolyzing carbamoyl-phosphate synthase small subunit gives MTTSTRGAHRTPAVLVLEDGRTFRGRAYGAVGATFGEAVFSTGMTGYQETLTDPSYHRQVVVMTAPHVGNTGINDEDMESRKIWVSGYVVRDPARVPSNWRSTRSLDQELAAQGVVGISGIDTRALTRHLRERGAMRVGIFSGQALPDEGTMLAEVRQAPEMSGADLSAEVATTEAYVVPAIGPDGEAVPIGTAKFTVAAVDLGIKGMTPHRMAERGIEVHVLPATATVDDVYAVEPDGVFFSNGPGDPATADHPVSVMQGVLERGTPLFGICFGNQILGRALGFGTFKLKYGHRGINQPVQDRTTGKVEVTAHNHGFAVDAPLDQVSDTPYGRAEVSHVCLNDNVVEGLQLLDRPAFSVQYHPEAAAGPHDAAYLFDRFVKLMEGQRA, from the coding sequence ATGACGACCTCCACCAGGGGAGCCCACCGGACTCCCGCCGTACTCGTCCTGGAGGACGGCCGGACCTTCCGCGGCCGTGCCTACGGGGCCGTGGGGGCCACCTTCGGCGAAGCCGTGTTCTCCACCGGCATGACCGGCTACCAGGAGACCCTCACCGACCCGTCGTACCACCGCCAGGTCGTCGTGATGACCGCCCCGCACGTAGGGAACACCGGGATCAACGACGAGGACATGGAGTCCAGGAAGATCTGGGTCTCCGGGTACGTCGTGCGCGACCCCGCGCGCGTGCCCTCCAACTGGCGCTCGACCCGCTCCCTCGACCAGGAACTGGCCGCCCAGGGCGTCGTCGGCATCTCCGGCATCGACACCCGCGCCCTCACCCGCCACCTGCGCGAGCGCGGCGCCATGCGGGTCGGCATCTTCTCGGGCCAGGCCCTGCCCGACGAGGGCACCATGCTCGCCGAGGTCCGCCAGGCCCCCGAGATGAGCGGCGCCGACCTGTCCGCCGAGGTCGCCACCACCGAGGCGTACGTCGTCCCCGCGATCGGCCCCGACGGCGAAGCCGTCCCGATCGGCACCGCGAAGTTCACCGTCGCCGCCGTCGACCTCGGCATCAAGGGCATGACCCCGCACCGCATGGCCGAGCGCGGCATCGAGGTGCACGTGCTGCCCGCCACGGCCACCGTCGACGACGTCTACGCCGTCGAGCCCGACGGCGTGTTCTTCTCCAACGGTCCCGGCGACCCGGCCACCGCCGACCACCCGGTCTCCGTGATGCAGGGCGTCCTGGAGCGCGGTACCCCGCTCTTCGGCATCTGCTTCGGCAACCAGATCCTGGGCCGCGCGCTCGGCTTCGGCACCTTCAAGCTGAAGTACGGCCACCGCGGCATCAACCAGCCCGTGCAGGACCGTACGACCGGCAAGGTCGAGGTCACCGCGCACAACCACGGATTCGCCGTCGACGCCCCGCTCGACCAGGTCTCCGACACCCCCTACGGCCGCGCCGAGGTCTCCCACGTCTGCCTCAACGACAACGTGGTGGAGGGGCTCCAGCTCCTCGACCGGCCGGCCTTCAGCGTCCAGTACCACCCCGAAGCGGCGGCCGGTCCGCACGACGCCGCGTACCTGTTCGACCGCTTCGTGAAGCTCATGGAGGGCCAGCGTGCCTAA
- a CDS encoding dihydroorotase, whose amino-acid sequence MSKTLIRGAKVLGGEPQDVLIDGTVVEAVGTNLSAEGAEVVEADGKVLLPGLVDLHTHLREPGREDSETVLTGTRAAAGGGYTNVFAMANTFPVADTAGVVEQVWRLGQESGYCDVQPIGAVTVGLEGAKLAELGAMHESAAGVTVFSDDGKCVHDAVIMRRALEYVKAFNGVVAQHAQEPRLTEGAQMNEGVVSAELGLGGWPAVAEESVIARDVLLAEHVGSRVHICHLSTAGSVEIVRWAKSRGIDVTAEVTPHHLLLTDELVRSYNPVYKVNPPLRTERDVMALREALADGTIDIVATDHAPHPHEDKDCEWAAAAMGMVGLETALSVVQETMVDTGLLDWAGVADRMSFKPAQIGQATGHGRPVSAGEPANLTLVDAAYRGQVDPAGFASRSRNTPYEGRELPGRVTHTWLRGKATLVDGKLT is encoded by the coding sequence ATGAGCAAGACCCTGATCCGCGGTGCGAAGGTGCTCGGCGGCGAGCCGCAGGACGTCCTGATCGACGGCACGGTCGTCGAGGCGGTCGGCACGAACCTGTCCGCCGAGGGCGCGGAGGTCGTCGAGGCCGACGGCAAGGTGCTGCTGCCGGGCCTGGTCGACCTGCACACCCACCTGCGCGAGCCCGGCCGCGAGGACTCCGAGACCGTCCTCACCGGCACCCGCGCGGCGGCCGGCGGCGGCTACACCAACGTCTTCGCCATGGCCAACACCTTCCCGGTCGCCGACACCGCCGGCGTCGTCGAGCAGGTCTGGCGGCTCGGCCAGGAGTCCGGCTACTGCGACGTGCAGCCCATCGGCGCCGTCACCGTCGGCCTGGAGGGCGCGAAGCTCGCCGAGCTGGGCGCCATGCACGAGTCCGCGGCCGGCGTGACCGTCTTCTCCGACGACGGCAAGTGCGTCCACGACGCCGTGATCATGCGCCGCGCCCTGGAGTACGTGAAGGCCTTCAACGGCGTAGTCGCCCAGCACGCCCAGGAGCCCCGGCTCACCGAGGGCGCCCAGATGAACGAGGGCGTCGTCTCCGCCGAGCTGGGCCTCGGCGGCTGGCCCGCCGTCGCCGAGGAGTCGGTCATCGCGCGGGACGTGCTGCTCGCCGAGCACGTCGGCTCCCGCGTGCACATCTGCCACCTGTCGACCGCCGGGTCCGTCGAGATCGTCCGCTGGGCCAAGTCCCGCGGCATCGACGTCACCGCCGAGGTCACCCCGCACCACCTGCTCCTCACCGACGAGCTGGTCCGGTCGTACAACCCGGTCTACAAGGTCAACCCGCCGCTGCGCACGGAGCGCGACGTCATGGCGCTGCGGGAGGCGCTCGCCGACGGCACGATCGACATCGTCGCCACCGACCACGCCCCGCACCCGCACGAGGACAAGGACTGCGAGTGGGCCGCCGCCGCCATGGGGATGGTGGGCCTGGAGACCGCGCTGTCGGTGGTGCAGGAGACCATGGTGGACACGGGCCTGCTGGACTGGGCCGGCGTCGCCGACCGGATGTCCTTCAAGCCCGCGCAGATCGGACAGGCCACCGGACACGGCCGTCCCGTCTCGGCCGGTGAGCCCGCCAACCTCACCCTCGTCGATGCGGCATACCGTGGCCAGGTGGACCCCGCGGGCTTCGCCTCGCGCAGTCGCAACACCCCCTACGAGGGGCGTGAGCTGCCGGGCCGTGTGACGCACACGTGGCTGCGGGGCAAGGCCACGCTCGTCGACGGGAAGCTCACGTGA
- a CDS encoding aspartate carbamoyltransferase catalytic subunit: MQRHLISAADLTRDDAVLILDTAEEMARVADRPIKKLPTLRGRTVVNLFFEDSTRTRISFEAAEKRLSADVINFTAKGSSVSKGESLKDTAQTLEAMGVDAVVIRHSASGAPYRLATSGWIDAAVVNAGDGTHQHPTQALLDAFTMRRRLVGRDAGLGKDLDGRRITLVGDILHSRVARSNVDLLHTLGAEVTLVAPPTLLPVGVETWPCEVSYDLDSTLPKSDAVMLLRVQRERMNAAFFPTEREYSRRYGLDGDRMAKMPDHAIVMHPGPMVRGMEITAEVADSDRCTVVEQVANGVSIRMAVLYLLLGGNEPAVSHARPTEEK, encoded by the coding sequence ATGCAGCGTCATCTCATCTCGGCCGCCGACCTCACCCGCGACGACGCCGTCCTGATCCTCGACACCGCCGAGGAGATGGCCCGGGTCGCGGACCGGCCGATCAAGAAACTGCCCACCCTGCGCGGCCGTACCGTCGTCAACCTCTTCTTCGAGGACTCCACCCGGACCCGGATCTCCTTCGAGGCCGCCGAGAAGCGGCTGTCCGCGGACGTCATCAACTTCACCGCCAAGGGATCCAGCGTCTCCAAGGGCGAATCCCTCAAGGACACCGCCCAGACCCTGGAGGCGATGGGCGTCGACGCCGTCGTCATCCGGCACAGCGCCTCCGGCGCCCCCTACCGTTTGGCCACCTCCGGCTGGATCGACGCCGCCGTGGTCAACGCCGGGGACGGCACCCATCAGCACCCCACCCAGGCCCTGCTCGACGCCTTCACCATGCGCCGCCGCCTGGTCGGCCGCGACGCCGGGCTCGGCAAGGACCTGGACGGCCGCCGGATCACGCTCGTCGGCGACATCCTGCACAGCCGCGTCGCCCGCTCCAACGTCGACCTGCTGCACACCCTCGGCGCCGAGGTCACCCTCGTCGCCCCGCCCACCCTGCTGCCCGTCGGCGTGGAGACCTGGCCCTGCGAGGTCTCCTACGACCTCGACTCCACGCTGCCCAAGTCCGACGCGGTGATGCTGCTGCGCGTGCAGCGCGAGCGGATGAACGCCGCCTTCTTCCCCACCGAGCGCGAGTACTCCCGCCGCTACGGCCTCGACGGCGACCGGATGGCGAAGATGCCCGACCACGCCATCGTGATGCACCCCGGCCCCATGGTCCGCGGCATGGAGATCACCGCCGAGGTCGCCGACTCCGACCGCTGCACCGTCGTCGAGCAGGTCGCCAACGGCGTCTCCATCCGGATGGCCGTCCTCTACCTGCTGCTCGGCGGCAACGAGCCCGCCGTGTCCCACGCCCGCCCCACCGAGGAGAAGTAA
- the pyrR gene encoding bifunctional pyr operon transcriptional regulator/uracil phosphoribosyltransferase PyrR — MDKQQEKEQDKQQDARPVLEGPDIARVLTRIAHEIVERAKGADDVVLLGIPTRGVFLARRLADKLEQITERKMPVGSLDITMYRDDLRMHPPRALARTEIPGDGIDGRLVVLVDDVLFSGRTIRAALDALNDIGRPRAVQLAVLVDRGHRELPIRADYVGKNLPTSLRETVKVQLAEEDGRDTVLLGAKPAAPGAHP; from the coding sequence ATGGACAAGCAGCAGGAAAAGGAACAGGACAAGCAGCAGGATGCCCGGCCCGTTCTCGAAGGGCCCGACATCGCGCGGGTGCTGACCCGCATCGCCCACGAGATCGTCGAACGCGCCAAGGGCGCCGACGACGTGGTGCTCCTCGGCATCCCGACCCGCGGCGTCTTCCTCGCCCGGCGGCTCGCCGACAAGCTGGAGCAGATCACCGAACGCAAGATGCCGGTCGGCTCGCTCGACATCACCATGTACCGCGACGACCTGCGCATGCACCCGCCGCGCGCCCTGGCCCGTACCGAGATCCCCGGTGACGGCATCGACGGCCGCCTCGTCGTCCTCGTCGACGACGTGTTGTTCTCCGGCCGCACCATCCGCGCCGCCCTCGACGCGCTGAACGACATCGGCCGCCCGCGCGCGGTGCAGCTCGCCGTACTCGTCGACCGCGGCCACCGCGAACTGCCCATCCGCGCCGACTACGTCGGCAAGAACCTCCCGACGTCGCTGCGGGAGACGGTCAAGGTCCAGCTCGCCGAGGAGGACGGTCGCGACACCGTGCTGCTCGGTGCCAAGCCGGCCGCCCCGGGCGCCCACCCGTAG
- the bldD gene encoding transcriptional regulator BldD: MSSEYAKQLGAKLRAIRTQQGLSLHGVEEKSQGRWKAVVVGSYERGDRAVTVQRLAELADFYGVPVQELLPGTTPGGAAEPPPKLVLDLERLATVPAEKAGPLQRYAATIQSQRGDYNGKVLSIRQDDLRTLAVIYDQSPSVLTEQLISWGVLDADARRAVASHEEL, from the coding sequence ATGTCCAGCGAATACGCCAAACAGCTCGGGGCCAAGCTCCGGGCCATCCGCACCCAGCAGGGCCTTTCCCTCCACGGTGTCGAGGAGAAGTCCCAGGGCCGCTGGAAGGCCGTCGTGGTCGGTTCGTACGAGCGCGGCGACCGTGCCGTGACCGTGCAGCGCCTCGCCGAGCTGGCGGACTTCTACGGCGTCCCCGTGCAGGAGCTGCTGCCGGGCACCACCCCGGGCGGCGCCGCCGAGCCGCCGCCGAAGCTGGTCCTGGACCTGGAGCGGCTGGCCACGGTGCCGGCCGAGAAGGCGGGCCCGCTCCAGCGGTACGCGGCCACGATCCAGTCGCAGCGCGGTGACTACAACGGCAAGGTGCTCTCGATCCGCCAGGACGACCTGCGCACACTCGCCGTCATCTACGACCAGTCGCCCTCGGTCCTCACCGAGCAGCTGATCAGCTGGGGCGTCCTGGACGCGGACGCCCGCCGCGCGGTGGCGTCCCACGAGGAGCTCTGA
- the nusB gene encoding transcription antitermination factor NusB: protein MAARNTARKRAFQILFEGDQRGADVLTVLADWVRHSRSDTRQPPVSEYTMELVEGYAGRAQRIDELIAQYSVDWTLDRMPVVDRNILRLGAYELLWVDATPDAVVLDEMVQLAKEFSTDESPAFINGLLGRLKDLKPSLRRE, encoded by the coding sequence GTGGCTGCTCGCAACACGGCCCGCAAGCGCGCCTTCCAGATCCTCTTCGAGGGCGATCAGCGCGGCGCCGACGTCCTGACGGTGCTCGCCGACTGGGTCCGGCACTCCCGGTCCGACACCCGGCAGCCGCCGGTGAGCGAGTACACGATGGAGCTGGTCGAGGGCTACGCCGGGCGCGCGCAGCGCATCGACGAGCTGATTGCCCAGTACTCGGTGGACTGGACGCTCGACCGGATGCCCGTCGTCGACCGCAACATCCTGCGCCTGGGCGCGTACGAGCTGCTGTGGGTCGACGCGACCCCGGACGCCGTCGTCCTGGACGAGATGGTCCAGCTGGCGAAGGAGTTCTCCACCGACGAGTCGCCCGCGTTCATCAACGGGCTGCTGGGCCGGCTGAAGGACCTGAAGCCGTCGCTGCGCCGGGAGTAG